One Nostoc sp. UHCC 0302 DNA window includes the following coding sequences:
- a CDS encoding DUF3611 family protein → MSQTPDAPSSSSTLRAIAQTFRLIGWISFWIQLVLGVVSGIIVLLFAIFSQRTGSPSNNPGTGFGVFLAVCGLVILGGGIYLAYRYIRIGKQLQSSNPSNRPRKSETVQVLRLGLWVNLVGTLVTLLGAQAIVGTLVARSISPQAVTTQLFDPTRIISGLDMLVVQANTNTVSAHFAGLVGSLWLLNRINRP, encoded by the coding sequence ATGTCACAAACCCCTGATGCCCCATCATCTTCCTCTACTCTTAGGGCCATTGCCCAAACATTTCGTCTTATAGGTTGGATTAGCTTCTGGATTCAGTTAGTACTAGGCGTTGTATCTGGCATAATTGTGCTGCTGTTTGCCATCTTTAGCCAGAGAACTGGCAGCCCCAGTAATAATCCAGGAACTGGTTTTGGCGTATTTTTAGCAGTTTGTGGACTAGTTATCTTAGGTGGCGGTATTTATTTGGCTTACCGTTACATAAGAATAGGCAAGCAACTCCAATCCTCGAATCCTAGTAACCGCCCTCGTAAAAGTGAGACTGTACAGGTATTACGTTTGGGATTGTGGGTAAATTTAGTGGGAACGCTGGTAACTCTTTTGGGAGCGCAGGCGATTGTTGGTACCTTGGTAGCAAGGTCTATATCACCTCAAGCTGTAACTACCCAGTTATTTGACCCTACCCGGATTATTAGCGGTTTAGATATGCTCGTGGTGCAGGCGAACACCAATACTGTATCAGCACACTTTGCGGGGCTGGTAGGGTCACTGTGGCTACTCAATCGCATCAACCGTCCCTAA
- a CDS encoding PadR family transcriptional regulator translates to MKLEDIYQFFENPPPTYLCQELAVCYILYVLLQGESYGTELIQRLETEYPTYRLSDTVLYSAIKFLEDQRAITGYWKKLEGRGRPRRMYQVSPEWQVQAQDLTRLWQDYINVRTN, encoded by the coding sequence ATGAAACTTGAGGATATATATCAATTCTTTGAGAATCCTCCACCAACTTACCTCTGTCAGGAACTAGCAGTTTGTTACATACTGTATGTTTTGCTACAAGGTGAATCCTATGGAACCGAGTTAATCCAACGGCTAGAAACTGAATATCCTACCTATCGGCTTTCAGATACCGTACTTTATAGTGCGATTAAATTTTTGGAAGACCAAAGGGCAATTACTGGATATTGGAAGAAACTCGAAGGGCGGGGACGCCCCAGGCGGATGTACCAAGTTTCTCCTGAATGGCAAGTTCAAGCGCAGGATTTGACTCGTCTTTGGCAAGATTACATCAACGTAAGGACAAATTAA
- a CDS encoding cofactor assembly of complex C subunit B: MDTAILPSTFLLTLLLSVGLFFFIRASTKDRTQTAQLVSDQDEAALMSQLKEYFRLRSYRVAAVDQEQNQVIFEGFVRPSWFLAIFLTLLASIGITCLLLVLYLLFPDLSTFFLTLVLLSPVTGLFYWKKAGRLEKVSLKVEATENQQHSSSKITVIAHRDELAELQRALQLKAGE, encoded by the coding sequence ATGGATACTGCTATTCTGCCATCTACGTTCCTACTAACCTTGTTGTTATCGGTTGGGCTGTTTTTCTTTATTCGTGCTTCGACTAAAGACCGCACGCAAACAGCGCAACTGGTATCTGATCAAGATGAAGCTGCTTTAATGTCTCAATTAAAGGAGTATTTTCGCTTGCGGTCTTACCGAGTGGCAGCGGTAGACCAAGAACAAAACCAAGTGATTTTTGAAGGATTTGTTAGACCCAGCTGGTTTTTAGCTATATTTTTAACTCTGCTGGCATCTATTGGTATTACTTGTTTATTACTAGTTTTATACCTGCTTTTTCCTGATCTGAGTACCTTTTTTCTAACTCTGGTACTGCTGTCGCCTGTGACTGGTCTATTTTATTGGAAAAAAGCTGGAAGACTTGAGAAGGTGTCATTGAAAGTTGAAGCAACCGAGAACCAACAACATTCCTCAAGCAAGATTACTGTAATTGCCCATCGAGATGAACTCGCTGAGTTACAGAGGGCATTACAGTTAAAAGCTGGTGAATAA
- a CDS encoding DUF3155 domain-containing protein → MARRRKRKSRRRQEGRRILEHVPQYSIESGEEKPVTAARRFIQTEGILPPALLLVKRNEHTTDRYFWAEKGLFGAQYVEENHFLFPSLRTLESPSGQEPLAMASR, encoded by the coding sequence TTGGCAAGGAGACGTAAAAGGAAAAGCCGTCGTCGCCAAGAAGGGCGACGAATTCTAGAACACGTGCCTCAATATAGCATCGAAAGCGGTGAGGAAAAACCTGTAACAGCAGCGAGAAGATTCATTCAAACTGAAGGGATTTTACCACCGGCATTGCTACTCGTAAAGCGGAATGAACACACCACAGACCGTTATTTCTGGGCAGAAAAGGGACTGTTTGGTGCTCAATACGTAGAGGAGAACCATTTCTTGTTTCCCAGCCTAAGGACATTAGAAAGTCCTTCAGGTCAGGAGCCTCTTGCTATGGCAAGCCGGTGA
- a CDS encoding GAF domain-containing sensor histidine kinase, protein MLMSASSDFLALCREQITLLTQGLGASLSVVYLTQELVEASSGEAKLIPVVVYPETALLMQGEETAEATLRKQLKVGNILLPNPQGRLLTAGGESPISSQESSPSDATQPNLKEEYLLGGNQIVLPLIYEGLMMGLLVTAREDRGWHEHEQSEIQRIAKTLAIACILDQRRAWLQQQLHEQQILQEKQRDLLDNLLHQFRNPLTALRTFGKLLMKRLRAADANRDVANSIVRESDRLEELLQQFDKVIDLTEADLAPQILPEQEVFVEATLEKDAKPALLLPGTGEKEADCSLVDILEPLLISAKAIAQERKLKLIAEIKQNLPLVRANAKALREVLSNIIDNALKYTPAGGKILIQVGQEKLNYQGIVISDTGPGIPPQDLEHLGERHYRGIQAQTEIPGTGLGLAIAKQLIKQMQGEIEIFSPAINSAITSSNTLGTTFIIWLPKSQ, encoded by the coding sequence ATGTTAATGTCTGCCAGTTCTGATTTTCTGGCTCTGTGCCGAGAGCAAATAACACTGCTAACCCAAGGGCTGGGAGCATCTTTGAGCGTTGTATATTTAACACAAGAATTGGTAGAAGCTTCTTCAGGTGAGGCGAAACTAATTCCTGTAGTGGTTTACCCAGAGACAGCACTATTAATGCAAGGAGAGGAAACTGCTGAGGCAACATTACGCAAACAACTGAAAGTGGGAAATATTTTATTACCGAATCCTCAAGGAAGGTTGCTGACAGCAGGGGGAGAATCTCCGATCTCATCACAGGAGTCTAGTCCATCAGATGCGACCCAACCCAATTTAAAAGAGGAATACTTGCTTGGTGGCAACCAAATTGTTTTACCTCTTATTTATGAAGGTTTAATGATGGGGTTACTGGTGACAGCCAGGGAAGATCGGGGATGGCATGAACACGAGCAAAGTGAAATTCAACGGATTGCCAAAACCTTAGCGATCGCCTGTATTTTGGATCAGCGGCGAGCATGGTTGCAACAGCAACTGCATGAGCAACAAATTCTCCAAGAAAAGCAACGCGATTTGCTAGATAACCTATTGCATCAGTTTCGCAACCCTTTAACGGCGTTGCGGACTTTTGGCAAACTGCTGATGAAACGACTACGAGCAGCGGATGCCAATCGGGATGTAGCAAATAGTATAGTTAGAGAAAGCGATCGCCTGGAAGAATTGCTGCAACAGTTTGATAAAGTAATTGACTTGACAGAGGCAGATTTAGCGCCACAAATACTTCCTGAGCAGGAAGTATTTGTAGAAGCAACTCTTGAAAAAGATGCCAAACCTGCGCTACTATTGCCGGGAACAGGAGAGAAAGAAGCTGATTGCTCCTTAGTAGATATATTAGAACCATTATTAATATCAGCGAAAGCAATAGCACAAGAGCGAAAGCTGAAACTAATAGCCGAAATCAAGCAGAATTTGCCATTAGTACGAGCCAATGCTAAAGCATTACGAGAGGTATTGAGTAATATTATTGATAATGCATTGAAATACACTCCCGCTGGGGGCAAAATTTTAATCCAGGTAGGTCAAGAAAAACTTAATTATCAGGGAATTGTCATTAGTGACACTGGCCCTGGCATTCCACCCCAAGATTTAGAACATCTTGGAGAGCGGCATTATCGTGGTATACAAGCGCAAACAGAAATTCCTGGTACAGGTTTGGGATTAGCGATCGCCAAACAATTAATTAAGCAAATGCAGGGCGAAATAGAGATTTTCAGCCCTGCAATTAATTCAGCTATTACTTCATCCAATACGCTGGGAACCACATTTATTATTTGGTTGCCAAAGAGTCAATAG
- a CDS encoding conjugal transfer protein TrbI gives MTHLLRWKSGTLTLMTMAITTSAVAPMIAFAPANAQYNINQSRYVTISSGASLPVRYDKDKIVIKPGESKSITLRIANDIIDRNRNVLIPAGTKVEGKLEPVSLDSYSRDRDNQQGVRFIAQELVFSNGRRQSINASSRTITETQKVTQNPSTGQILTDAAIGGGAGVLGSLITGDRRVNDIKPVIGAGAGAAASILLRKKEVDAFVIRPNQDLRLTLDSNLELYRY, from the coding sequence ATGACACACCTTCTTCGCTGGAAATCTGGAACCCTCACACTCATGACAATGGCAATTACTACAAGTGCCGTTGCCCCAATGATTGCCTTTGCTCCTGCTAATGCCCAATATAATATTAATCAATCTAGATACGTTACTATTTCTTCAGGAGCTAGTTTGCCTGTGAGATATGACAAAGATAAAATTGTTATCAAACCAGGTGAAAGCAAATCCATAACGTTGAGAATAGCAAATGACATTATCGACAGGAATAGAAATGTATTGATTCCTGCTGGTACTAAAGTTGAAGGAAAATTAGAACCTGTAAGCCTAGATAGTTATTCAAGAGATAGGGATAATCAACAAGGCGTACGGTTCATAGCCCAAGAATTAGTATTTTCTAATGGCCGTCGTCAGTCGATTAATGCAAGTTCTCGAACTATAACCGAAACTCAAAAAGTTACACAAAACCCTAGTACTGGTCAGATTTTAACTGACGCTGCTATTGGTGGGGGCGCTGGCGTTTTAGGTTCACTAATTACAGGCGATCGCAGAGTTAACGATATAAAACCTGTTATTGGTGCAGGTGCAGGTGCGGCTGCAAGCATACTGTTGCGGAAAAAAGAAGTAGATGCCTTTGTGATTAGACCAAATCAAGATTTGAGGCTCACACTGGATTCTAACTTGGAACTATACCGCTACTAA